GCTGCGGCGGGCGGAGTGGTTCGGGATCAACCGTACGAGCCGCCGTCATGTTGGTCGGTTCGACTTCATCTTCCAGACCTTTGACACCCTTTTTGAATTCGGTGATGGTCTTGCCCAGCGATCGGCCGATTTCCGGCAGCCGACGTCCGAAGAGCAGAATGCCCACGACCAGCAGCACGATCATCATGCCCGGACCGGGGACAAAATTCGCAAAAATAGCATTCATCAAACGGTTCCTCATGTATCGAGGCAGGACCGATTAACCGAGGCTGAAGGTAGCCTCCATCGGCATAATTGAAAAGTGCTATAAGGCTTTTCAGCAGCACAAATTTATTCTAACACTCGGTCCCGCGGTCAGGCAAGCCGATAGCGGGGTATTTTCCCCCAGATCGGTCAGTTTATTTGAAGTTTTGCACGCGAATTTGAACGTTGACCGCGAAATGGTCGCTAAAACCTCGCTCCCCCTCGGTCTTGGGATTGCCGAACGGAAAAGGTTCGCCCCGGCTGTTCTTGCCAGTTTTGCGCAGTTCCTTGGGAGCAAAAATCGCCGTCGTTTTGGGATCGCAGACCCAGCCTCGACCATCCAGCATGCCCCGGGAGACGCAAATATGGTCGAATGTGCTCCAGTGTCCTTTGCCGTAGATGGTGCCTTTGATGGCTCCCGTGCCATCAAAGCGAGCGGACAGATCGAGCAGTTTCAACTGATCGCCCGCTTCCCCCCGGATCACCTCT
The genomic region above belongs to Telmatocola sphagniphila and contains:
- a CDS encoding twin-arginine translocase TatA/TatE family subunit, which codes for MNAIFANFVPGPGMMIVLLVVGILLFGRRLPEIGRSLGKTITEFKKGVKGLEDEVEPTNMTAARTVDPEPLRPPQRLTAAAPKFDDAPAPVAAPKVEEKAPTPPQHV